The region GGGGCCTCCACCAGGATCTCCCCTTCAAAACTCCGCTTGAACTCCTCCCGCACCTCCTCCAGGAGGTCCAAGACCCGCACCGGGATGGGCTCGATGCGCCAGCTTCCGCTTTGGGAAAGGTCCAAGAGGTCGGAGACCAGCTTGCTCATGCGCTCCGCTTCCCGCCGCACAATATCCAGGCTTTCCCGCTGCACCTCGTTTAAGGGGGTGCGGCGGAGGAGGTAACCCACGTGGCCCAGGATGGCGGTGATGGGGGTTCTGAGCTCGTGGGAGGCGTCTTGGAGGAAGCGGGTCTGGGCCTCAAAGGCCTTCTGCATGCGGGAAAGCATCCCGTTTAGGGCCCGGACCAAGGCCGCCACCTCGTCCGCCCCTTCGGGCTCGGGCAGGGGCTCGGGGCGCTCGGGCATGGCCTCGGCCCGCCGGGCCAGCCACTCCAAGGGAGAAAGGGCCCGGGCCACCAGGGCCCGGGCCAAGAGCACCGCCAGGAGGAGGACGGCCAAGGCGGTGCCGGCGTAGATGCGGGCGAACTGGTTCAGGGTGGCCTCAATCCCCTCCGTGGGCCGCCCCACCAGGAGGAGGCCCTTCCACACCGTGCCGGCCACGTTCACCTCCACCCGGCGGGCGTAGACGAGAAGGGTGAGGGGCTTGCCTTCCCGGGGTAGCTCCACCCGGGTCCAGACCTCCCCCTGGGCCAGGAGTGTGCGGTAGTCCCCCTCGTTGAGGAGGAGGCGCCCGCTTCCCAGAGCCGGGCTTTTTTGCAGGCTAATCCCCCCCTCCCGGGCCAAGAAGGCGGGGTCCTCCTCGGGCAGAAGTTGGAGCTCGGCGTAAAGGCCAGCGGGAAGCCCCGCTTCCAAAAGGGTTTGCCCCCCGAGGTTCAAAAGGCGCACCACCTGGTTGCTGGCCTCCAAGAGCTCGGCCCGGAGGTTGCGGTAAAGAAAACTCCGCAAGACCCCTTCCAGGGCGAACCCCAGCACCAAGAGGGTGACGAAGAGGAGACTGGCGGTTAACAGGGTGATGCGGGCGCGCAGGGTCATGGAGGGGGGTTAGTCCTCCCTTAAGACGTACCCCACGCCCCGCACCGTGTGGATGAGGCGGCGCTCCCCACCCGCCTCCAGCTTCTTGCGCAGGTAGCCGATGTACACGTCCACCACGTTGCTCCCGCCCTGGTAGCCTGGCCAGACCTTCTCCTCGATCTCGTAGCGGCTAAAGACCTTGCCCGGGTTTTTGGCGAGAAGCTCCAGGAGCTCAAACTCCTTGTTGGAAAGCTCTATGCGCCGCCCGGCGCGGAAGACCTCCCGCCCCTCCACGTTGATGATGAGGTCCGCCACCCGGATCTCCCCGGTGATGGCCGGGCTTACCCGGCGCAGGTGGGCCCGCACCCGGGCCAGGAGCTCTTCTATGGAGAAGGGCTTTACCAGGTAGTCGTCCGCCCCGGCGTCCAGGCCCTCCACCTTGTCCTCCACCCGGTCCTTGGCGGTGAGGATCAGGATGGGCACATTGGAGGTCTTGCGGATGCGCTTGGCCACCTCAATCCCGTCCATGACGGGAAGCATTAGGTCCAGGATCACCAGGTTGGGGTTTACCTCGCGGAAGCGGGAAAGGCCGGTGATCCCGTCGTGGGCCACCTCGGTGCGGTAGCCCTCCGCCTGGAGTTCCAGTTCTATGAAGCGGGCGATGTCCTTCTCGTCCTCCACGATGAGGATCAGGGGGGGTTCCATACCCCTCAGGATACTCACTTTCTCATGAGAAAGCTAGGTGTAGAGGCTGAGGACCGCCAGGTACATGAAGAGGCTTCCCAAAAGCACCAGGAGGTGCCAAAGCCCGTGGAAGCCCACCCGGTGCGGCCAGGGGTTGGGGCGTTTGAGCCCGTAGACCAAGGCCCCCAGGGTGTAGAAGGCCCCTGCCAGGGCCATGAGGGCGAAGGTGGAAAGGGGCAGGTCAAGGCGGGGCAGGAAAAGGACGGAAAGCCATCCCAGGCCCAGGTAGGCCAGGGTGTACAGCCAGCGGGGGGCTTTGAGGAAGAAAAGGCGGAAGCCCACGCCCAAAAGGGCTAGCCCCCAAACGAGGCCCAGGGCAAAGGCCTTGGGGCCTTCCCGCAAGCCCTCTAGCAAAAAGGGGGTATAGCTCCCGGCGATAAAGAGGAAGATGGCGGCATGGTCCAGCCGCCTCAGCCAGGCCAGGGCCCTTTCCTCCACCTTTAAGGCGTGGTAGAGGGCGCTTGCGCCGAACATCAGGGCCATGGTGAGGCCGAAGAGGAGAACGCCGCCCCAGGCCTCCTTGGGGGCCAAAAGGAGGAGAAGGAGGCTACCCAAAAGGGCAAACGGCACACCCAAGGCGTGGCTCAAGGCGTTGAACGGCTCGCGGACCATGCCCAAGCTTACCCTAAGCCCAAGGCGCTTTCCACCTCTGCCACCTTCTTCACCGTGCGCAGAAGGGCGTCCGGGTTGAGGCTTAGAGAGTCAATCCCCCGTTCCACCAAGAAGGCGGCGAACTCGGGGTAGTCGGAAGGGGCCTGGCCGCAGATGCCCACCGGCTTTCCCCGGGCGTGGGCTTTTTCCAGGAGGAGGGCGCAAAGGGCCTTCACCGTTTCCCGCCGTTCGTCGAAGAGGTGGGCCACCCTTTCGGAATCCCGGTCCAGGCCCAAGGCCAGCTGGGTGAGGTCGTTGGAGCCGATAGAGAAGCCGTCAAAGAGCTCGGCGAAGGCCTCGGCCTCGAGGACATTGGAAGGGATCTCCGCCATCACGTAGACGAGAAGCCCCTCCTCCCCCCGTCTTAGGCCCCCTTCCGCCATGACCTCCAAGACCTTCGCCCCCTCCTCCGGGGTGCGGCAGAAGGGCACCATGACGTGAAGGTTCTTTAGGCCCATCTCCTCCCGCACCCGCTTCACCGCGGCCACCTCCAACAGGAAGCCCTCCTTGTAGTCGGGGTGGTAGTAGCGGCTCGCCCCCCGCCAGCCCAGCATGGGGTTTTCCTCCTTGGGTTCAAAGAGGTGCCCCCCCACCAGGCGGGCGTACTCGTTGGTCTTGAAGTCGGAGAAGCGGAGGATCACGGGCCGGGGGTAAAAGGCGGCGGCGATGAGGCCGATGCCCTGGGCTAAGCGGTCCACGAAGTAGTCCCGCTTGTCGCCGTAGGCCTCGGTGAGGGCCTCCACTTCCCGTTGCACGGCAGGAGGTAAGGCCTCGAAGCGGGTGAGGGCCAGGGGGTGGATGCGCACGTGGCTAGCGAAGACGAACTCCATGCGGGCAAGCCCCACGCCGTCCGTGGGGAGGAGGCTCGCCTTCAGGGCCTCCTCCGGGGTGCCCACGTTGACCAGGATCCGGGTTTTGGTCCTGGGAAGGGCCTCGGGGCGGATCTCCTCCACCTCAAAGGGCAGGCTCCCCCGGTAGACCCGGCCCACCTCCCCCTCGGCGCAGGAAACGGTCACCGCTTCCCCCTCGGGAATGGCCCGCGTGGCTCCCACCGCCCCCACCACCGCCGGCACCCCCAGCTCCCGGGCCACGATGGCGGCGTGGGAGGTGCGCCCACCCCTTTCCGTGACGATGGCCGCCGCCTTTTTCATGATGGGTTCCCAGTCGGGGTTGGTGGTTTCCGTGACCAGGACCTCTCCTTCCTGAAAGCGGTCCATCTCCTTAGGGTCCTTGAGAATGCGGGCCCGCCCGGTG is a window of Thermus sp. LT1-2-5 DNA encoding:
- a CDS encoding HAMP domain-containing sensor histidine kinase, with the translated sequence MTLRARITLLTASLLFVTLLVLGFALEGVLRSFLYRNLRAELLEASNQVVRLLNLGGQTLLEAGLPAGLYAELQLLPEEDPAFLAREGGISLQKSPALGSGRLLLNEGDYRTLLAQGEVWTRVELPREGKPLTLLVYARRVEVNVAGTVWKGLLLVGRPTEGIEATLNQFARIYAGTALAVLLLAVLLARALVARALSPLEWLARRAEAMPERPEPLPEPEGADEVAALVRALNGMLSRMQKAFEAQTRFLQDASHELRTPITAILGHVGYLLRRTPLNEVQRESLDIVRREAERMSKLVSDLLDLSQSGSWRIEPIPVRVLDLLEEVREEFKRSFEGEILVEAPPEVYVRGDPDRLHQVLANLVANSLKAGSRHVWLRAFDLGKKVVVRVEDDGEGIPEEHLPHLFERFYRVDKARDRERGGSGLGLAIVKAILEAHGGEVWVESEVGKGTAFSFSLPASAPPPPPR
- a CDS encoding response regulator transcription factor is translated as MEPPLILIVEDEKDIARFIELELQAEGYRTEVAHDGITGLSRFREVNPNLVILDLMLPVMDGIEVAKRIRKTSNVPILILTAKDRVEDKVEGLDAGADDYLVKPFSIEELLARVRAHLRRVSPAITGEIRVADLIINVEGREVFRAGRRIELSNKEFELLELLAKNPGKVFSRYEIEEKVWPGYQGGSNVVDVYIGYLRKKLEAGGERRLIHTVRGVGYVLRED
- a CDS encoding hemolysin III family protein gives rise to the protein MVREPFNALSHALGVPFALLGSLLLLLLAPKEAWGGVLLFGLTMALMFGASALYHALKVEERALAWLRRLDHAAIFLFIAGSYTPFLLEGLREGPKAFALGLVWGLALLGVGFRLFFLKAPRWLYTLAYLGLGWLSVLFLPRLDLPLSTFALMALAGAFYTLGALVYGLKRPNPWPHRVGFHGLWHLLVLLGSLFMYLAVLSLYT
- the ppsA gene encoding phosphoenolpyruvate synthase, with the translated sequence MRWVRFFHEVGLEDVPLVGGKNASLGEMIRELSPLGVKVPGGFATTSEAYGYFLEKNGLKEAIAQELKDLDVEDPKALQRASRHLRNLILKGEYPPDLREEILLAYRQLSEEAGEEEIPVAVRSSATAEDLPTASFAGQQESYLYVQGEEDLLLHVKRAMASLFTARAISYRAHMGFDHLKVALSVGVQRMVRADTATSGVIFTLDPDTGHRGFVYLTAIWGLGENIVQGRVVPDGYYVHKEALKAGYKALVYKRLGTKELTLVFDPKEGRLKNRPTPPYLRNQFALKDEEALQLADWSLKIEAHYSKKRGAPTPMDIEWAKDGPTGELFILQARPETVHAQKSPVLRVFRLLARGEVLAEGLAVGEAIATGRARILKDPKEMDRFQEGEVLVTETTNPDWEPIMKKAAAIVTERGGRTSHAAIVARELGVPAVVGAVGATRAIPEGEAVTVSCAEGEVGRVYRGSLPFEVEEIRPEALPRTKTRILVNVGTPEEALKASLLPTDGVGLARMEFVFASHVRIHPLALTRFEALPPAVQREVEALTEAYGDKRDYFVDRLAQGIGLIAAAFYPRPVILRFSDFKTNEYARLVGGHLFEPKEENPMLGWRGASRYYHPDYKEGFLLEVAAVKRVREEMGLKNLHVMVPFCRTPEEGAKVLEVMAEGGLRRGEEGLLVYVMAEIPSNVLEAEAFAELFDGFSIGSNDLTQLALGLDRDSERVAHLFDERRETVKALCALLLEKAHARGKPVGICGQAPSDYPEFAAFLVERGIDSLSLNPDALLRTVKKVAEVESALGLG